The nucleotide window AAGAACCAACCATTGTATTATAGGAATGTTCTCCAATTATAATGACTGCCTGGGGTGGATTCTCTTGTGTGAGCTGCTGACAAGATGTCAAAAGCAACACTGCAAGAAGAGATGTAATAAGTTACAGCTTATTGCAAGCTGATCAATAGAGATAAAAGCTTGATTGTAGAAAAGAGCGCGAATAAGCGCTCTTTTCTATGGAATACTATAGAGAAATATTAGATAGATAATAAGAATTTTTTTCTAGTTCGACTATTTTTATATCTATTGCGATAACTTTATGAGATTCGTTATAATGAAAAGCTTGTGAGGAAATGTGATGCAATTGCGTCTTTTTTTTATGACTTGAAAAAGTAGACACACTTATTTAAGACAGCTTTTGACACGAACAGACTCGTGGTGGCTATTTTTATATTCGCGGTATGAAAATAATGGTAAAATAGAGGTGGAGGTGGAGAGATGATAAAAGGTGTTATCTTTGATTTTGACGGCCTTTTGGTTGACACAGAAAGTATTTGGTTTGAAGCATTTCGCGAAGCGCTTCAAGCGTATGGAATGGATTTAACCGTGGAACAGTTTTCTAAAGTAATTGGTACGCATGACGCTGAGTTATATGAAATGATTGAAAAGGGTACAAAGAAGCCTGTGGAAAGAGAGGTTTTGCTACAAGAAGTGGACGATATCTTTCGAATGAAAATGGGTGAGCCCTCTCTTCGCGCGGGTGTTGTAGAGTACTTAGAGGAAGCAAAAGAAAGTGGTCTTCGCATAGCACTTGCTTCGAGTTCAAAACGCGCATGGATTGAAGGATTTTTGACACGCCTTGGTGTTCTTCACTATTTTGAAGTGCTGAAAACAAAAGAAGACGTAGAACACGTTAAGCCTGATCCTGCATTATACATACAAGCATACGAAGCGCTTGGTTTACAGGCTCATGAGTGCGTAGCATTTGAAGACTCGTTAAACGGGTTAATGGCAGCAAGAGCAGCCGGTTTACATTGTGTAATTGTTCCTAACTCGGTAACGGCACATCTGCCATTTGTGGATTACAGCCATCGAATTGAATCCATGAGTGACTATCAGTTAAAACATGTTTTACAGTTGTTGCCTATATAGGATGGGTAATCATCTTTTGGTATGTAAACTTAAACAAGCATAGCCCAATGAAAATTGGGCTATTGCTGAAAACTGCGCTTTTTTAACATTTGTTCAAACATCGGATAAAAGAACTGTACAACGAAGCCGAGAGAGAGTGTTACAATAATCGTTCCGATGCCGATGGCTCCTTTAAATAAAAAAGCAAGTAATAGCGCAAAGCTTTCACTAATAATACGAGAAGTGCGCAGATTTAAGTTAAAACGCGTATGAATAGCAACCATTAACGTGTCCATTGGACTAGAAGGAAACTTTGCTTGTAAGTAAACAGCAACACCGATGCCCATTGTTAAAATACCAGACAATAAGGATGTATATTGCAGCAATGCTGCTTGTGGCGAAAAGTCTTTTAAAACAATGAGAAGCCAAAAATCAATTAACATACCAATTACAAAAATGGTAGCGGCGGCCAACACTTCCGGACGTTTTTTCAACAGAGCTGCGTTGATGAAAATAAGAATAATACCATTAATAAATACACATGTTCCGACTGTTAACCCAAACATCTTAGATTCTCCAACTGCAAGTGCATCCCATGCAGATGCCCCTAAATTCGATTTAATAATAAGTGCTACACCCAAGGTTAGAACTAAAAGTCCAAGCGTAAAAAAAGAAAGTCTCTCTTTCATACATATGCTCCTTACATATATGATGTATTTGATGTCAGACGTCTGATGAAATTCTATATAAATCATACGGAAAGTGCTTTCAAAATGCAACATAAATTTTATGACAGTCTATAGTATGAGCTTGCAGCAACTGTTTCATGCCAAGATTGAAGGGCAATGATAACAACGGTTATAATAGAAGGGTAAACAAAGGGAAGGTGTTGT belongs to Ectobacillus sp. JY-23 and includes:
- a CDS encoding CRISPR-associated DxTHG motif protein gives rise to the protein MIVTHGFNSMAVIHKWQMCRYRVRNNYTM
- a CDS encoding YitT family protein; translation: MKERLSFFTLGLLVLTLGVALIIKSNLGASAWDALAVGESKMFGLTVGTCVFINGIILIFINAALLKKRPEVLAAATIFVIGMLIDFWLLIVLKDFSPQAALLQYTSLLSGILTMGIGVAVYLQAKFPSSPMDTLMVAIHTRFNLNLRTSRIISESFALLLAFLFKGAIGIGTIIVTLSLGFVVQFFYPMFEQMLKKRSFQQ